In a genomic window of Clavelina lepadiformis chromosome 7, kaClaLepa1.1, whole genome shotgun sequence:
- the LOC143465489 gene encoding uncharacterized protein LOC143465489, which produces MKTCVMLFAFLCFVLSVNADPQQQVSKYSVNELTTTAASTEQPTTRPTTSRKKITFDCTPYCRYNAFYRSRGSCPTNKRRRLLCQVCRFVLKCRTISSNIGP; this is translated from the exons ATGAAGACCTGCGTTATGTTGTTCGCATTTCTCTGCTTCGTCTTGTCAGTCAACGCAG ATCCTCAACAGCAAGTAAGCAAATATTCTGTAAATGAACTCACAACGACAGCAGCAAGCACCGAACAACCTACAACTAGGCCTACAACATCGCGCAAAAAGATCACA TTCGACTGCACACCGTACTGCAGATATAACGCGTTCTACAGGTCAAGAGGTAGCTGTCCTACTAACAAAAGACGACGAT tgCTTTGTCAGGTCTGCCGATTCGTCCTTAAGTGCAGAACAATATCCTCGAATATTGGACCTTAA
- the LOC143465757 gene encoding ras-related protein Rap-1-like has product MGKKPLPKLKIAVVGTSGVGKYSLSHQFANGWIAPRDSNEPGDNPSKIVQLDTGKYDLEVIVFRDLDDKGLKDCQGVMVVYSVVDKASFQFLKTTALQKLFENLRSKSEDASNDPEGARNDGQNPVKTPTRNPAPAGLSIPVVLVGNKMDEAELSREIEQDVGDALSRDLSCVGFFETAATCNAEVPKAFRCLLAEITKNLGVEKNKKQSFKKKCCIISRRCSKNFDLCFRSFYRVVNAHGCYIARFTL; this is encoded by the exons ATGGGAAAGAAACCTCTGCCAAAGCTGAAGATTGCTGTAGTGGGTACTTCGGGCGTCGGGAAGTATTCGCTGAGTCATCAATTTGCAAACGGCTGGATTGCTCCCAGGGATTCTAACG AACCCGGTGACAATCCTTCCAAGATCGTCCAACTCGACACTGGGAAATATGACCTCGAAGTTATCGTCTTTCGTGACCTGGACGACAAGGGGTTGAAAGACTGTCAAGGCGTGATGGTCGTTTATTCGGTCGTGGATAAGGCGTCGTTCCAATTCCTCAAGACCACGGCGCTTCAGAAACTTTTCGAAAACCTCAGGTCGAAGTCTGAAGACGCAAGTAACGACCCAGAAGGGGCAAGAAATGACGGGCAGAACCCGGTGAAGACCCCGACAAGAAATCCCGCCCCGGCGGGCCTAAGCATACCGGTGGTGCTTGTGGGCAATAAAATGGATGAGGCTGAACTGTCCAGAGAAATCGAGCAAGATGTCGGTGATGCATTGTCACGTGACCTGTCGTGCGTCGGTTTCTTTGAGACGGCGGCAACTTGCAACGCTGAAGTTCCCAAAGCTTTCCGTTGTCTTCTGGCGGAAATCACAAAAAACTTAGGCGTGGAGAAGAACAAAAAGCAATCGttcaagaaaaaatgttgcattaTATCTCGAAGGTGCTCGAAAAACTTTGACTTATGTTTTCGTTCGTTTTACCGTGTTGTTAACGCACATGGTTGTTATATTGCACGTTTTACATTGTGA
- the LOC143465382 gene encoding uncharacterized protein LOC143465382: protein MKTCVVSFAFLCFVLSVNAVPQQVNIDLEKELATTAAANIEKSTSNTPPRKRIIFDCTPYCRYNVLTRSRDRCPFDRRRQLLCKICRYVLKCTPISSKMGP from the exons ATGAAGACCTGCGTTGTCTCGTTCGCATTTCTCTGCTTTGTCTTGTCAGTCAACGCAG TTCCCCAACAAGTGAACATAGATCTTGAAAAAGAACTCGCAACAACGGCAGCAGCAAACATTGAAAAATCTACAAGTAATACACCTCCGCGCAAGAGAATCATT TTCGACTGCACTCCATACTGCAGATATAACGTACTCACCAGGTCAAGAGATAGATGTCCTTTTGACAGAAGACGACAAT TGCTTTGTAAGATCTGCCGGTACGTCCTTAAATGCACACCAATATCATCGAAGATGGGGccataa
- the LOC143465490 gene encoding uncharacterized protein LOC143465490 has product MKTCVILFAFLCFVLSVNAVPAPQVNKDSETELAKTAVSVEKPTTTPRPKKFILDCTPYCRYNVFTRSRGSCPTDRRRQLFCRVCRYVLNCRTVPSKIGP; this is encoded by the exons ATGAAGACCTGCGTTATCTTGTTCGCATTTCTCTGCTTTGTCTTGTCAGTCAACGCAG TTCCCGCACCACAAGTAAACAAAGATTCTGAAACAGAACTCGCAAAAACGGCAGTAAGTGTTGAAAAACCTACGACTACACCCCGGCCCAAGAAATTTATA CTCGACTGCACACCGTATTGCAGATACAACGTGTTCACCAGGTCAAGAGGTAGCTGCCCCACTGACAGAAGACGACAAT tgtTTTGTCGAGTCTGTCGATACGTCCTTAACTGTAGAACAGTACCATCGAAGATCGGACCTTAA
- the LOC143465486 gene encoding uncharacterized protein LOC143465486, with protein MKTILATLALTCLILAPPPFVTSADPIENEVLGNVTHHSSGESLTDFYLAKILKENQISAFSLGNSFINRKCDEYCRKNTSLRSYNGDCDKKLFTALCRFCRRVKCGSSKGPLL; from the exons ATGAAAACCATCCTTGCTACATTGGCCTTGACTTGCCTCATTCTGGCACCACCACCTTTTG TGACATCTGCCGATCCTATCGAAAATGAAGTGTTAGGAAATGTCACCCATCATTCGTCCGGTGAATCGCTGACAGACTTCTATcttgcaaaaatattgaaagaGAATCAGATTTCTGCATTTAGTCTTGGGAATTCTTTTATCAACAGG AAATGCGACGAATATTGCCGCAAAAATACGTCACTCAGATCATACAACGGCGATTGTGACAAAAAGCTTTTTACAG ctCTGTGCAGATTTTGTCGTCGGGTCAAATGCGGTTCATCAAAAGGGCCTTTACTTTAG